DNA sequence from the Rhizobium sp. ARZ01 genome:
GATGGTGGCGCCCGGCTACAGGCTCGAGACGGTCAGCGTGCCGGGCGCCGTCTTCGGCGGCCTGTCTCGCGACGGTGATGTGTTGCTCTTGACCGATCTCGCCAGCGGCCGGCTCTACCGCCGTGGCCCTGACGGCAGGCTTGTCGCATTCGGACCGGTCCTGCCCCATGGCCTCGACGTCATCGGCGACCCGACCGGTCCCTACCGTGTCGTCCGTGCGGGTAATCACTTCGTCGTTGCCCAGGGATGGACGCCGGTCAATTCCGCTGAAGGCCCGTTTGACCATGCTCTCATTGCGGTCGACGCGGCAGGCCAAGCCCGTGTCATCAGCAGCGATTTCTGGAATCCGTTCGACCTTATCGTGGCCGGTGAAACCTACTACGTGATCGACTCGGGGAAAAACAGTGTGGAACGCGTGTCGGCTGACGGCCGGAAGGACACGCTCATAACATTCCGGCGCATGGAGGAGGCAGCCACGGCGCTGCACCGCCTTTCGCCGACAGAGTTCACGGAAGGCGACAACTACGAAGTCGACGCGGTCCCGACCGGCATCGCCCTTCGCGACGGCCGCCTATACGTGACCCTTTTTGGCGGCTTCCCTTTCCTTGCGGGGGCCGGGAAGATCGTATCGATCCCCGAGGTCGGCGATACGTCAAAGCAACACGTTGACGTTGAAGGTCTCAATACACCCGTGAGCATTGCCCTTGATAGTGATGGAGAGATGCTTGTTCTAGAACACGGGCTCTATGACCAGAAGGACGGGTTCCGGAAGGGCAGCGGGCGATTGCTCAAACTCGACAAGGCAACGCTCGACCGAACGGTCCTTCTCGATGGCCTGACGCGGCCGGTGTCCGTTCTGGTCTGGGACTCGCGGCGGCTAGTTATTTCCGAGGTGGGCGGCAACCTTCACTTTCTGACACGCGTCTTGACCCGCTGATGCTTTGATGGGAGTCACCTTATGCGATAATTTGCTGTAACCGGGTACATGCCGCCTGCGACGACGTGCATGCCGTCACCTTCAGGCCGGAACCGGAGAGGTTGGCGGCCGTCTTGGCGCTGGCCTTCGGGTCGATGTCGTAGAGGCGGACATGCTCGATGCCGAGCACCGCCTTCATGGCGAGCGCCTGAAACTCCGCCTGGGCGCCGTTGCCGATCATGGCCATCGTGGTCGCGCCCTTCCGGGCGAGATGGCGCGCGGCCATCGCCGACGTGGCCGCCGTACGTAGCGCCGTCAGCACGGTCATCTCCGCCAGAAGGACCGGATACCCGGTCGAAAGTTCGGCGAGAAGCCCGAGCGCGGTGACCGTCTGCAGGCCTCGCGCCATGTTCTTCGGATGCCGTTAACGTACTTGAAACTGTAGATCTCGCCGTCCGAGGTGGGCATAAGCTCGATTACGCCCTCGTGCGAATGGGAGGCGACTCGCGGCGTTTTGTCGAAGGCCTCCCAGCGGCGGAAATCGGCCTCGATGACGTCCGTCAGCTCGACCAGCATCGCCTCGATGCCAATGTGATGGACGAGGCGCATCATGTTCTCGACGCTGACGAACGGAACGAGGGCTATCTGCGAAGGGGACTGCGGCACCGGATGCTCCAAGGATCTGGAATGAATTTGGTCCTGGTCAGAGCTTTACGACTGTCTTGCGGGCAAGCAAACCTTGCGGCGCAAACAGCAGCACGGCAATGACCAGCAGGATGGTGAAGGCATCGCGGTAGCTCAGCAGGCTTTCGGGCAGGTAGGCCTGCAGGAAGACCTCGATGAAGCCGAGCAGGAAACCGCCGGCGACAGCGCCCGACAGGCTGCCGAGACCGCCGATGATCGCCGCGATGAACGCTTTCAGCACCGGCAGGAAGCCCATCAGCGGATCGACGCTGCCGCGCTGGGCGACCCAGAGGATGCCGGCGACGCCCGCAAGCAGGCCGGAGATCGCAAAGGCGGTCGCGACGACGGCATTGGCGCGGATGCCCATCAGGCGGACGATGGCGAAATCCTCGGATGCCGCCCGCATGGCGCGTCCAAGGACGGTGGTGCGCAGGAAGAGGTTCAGCCCCACGAGCATGATCACCGTCACCAGGATCGAGGTCGCCTGGATGATGCCGATGTGCAGGCCGCCGATCTCGATCGTGCCCGACAGGCTCATCGGCATGGGCACCGGCTTCGGACGCGCCGAGATGAAATTCTGGAAGAGCACGCGCAGGATGGCGCTGACGGCGAAGCTGGTCAGAAGCAGGGTCGTGCCGCTCGCCCCGCGCACGGGCCGGAATGCGGTGCGCTCCATCAGCAGCACGAGTGCGATTGCGACCGCGAGCGCCACGACGACCGCGAGACCGAAGGGCAAGCCGAAGATCAGCGCGAAGCAGAGGCCGTAGCCCGACGCCGTCATCAGCTCGCCATGGGCGAAGTTGATCAGGCCCATGATCGAAAAGACGACCGCAAGGCCGAGCGCCAGAAGCGCGTAGGTGCCGCCGAGGCTGAGCGCGTTGACCAGCTGCTGCAGGAACATGTCCATCGGTAAAACTCCTTGTCGCCGGTCACGCGCCCAGGTAGGCGCCCTGGATTTCAGTGGAATTGCGAAGCTCGGCTGCGCTGCCCGAGAGCACGACCCGGCCGTTCGCCATGACGTAGCCGGCGTCGGCGATCTCGAGCGAAAGCGAAACGTTCTGCTCGACGAGCAGGATCGTCAGTCCGCGGTCCCGCAGTCCCGCGATCAGCTCGAAGATCTGGTCGACGATCTGCGGCGCAAGCCCGAGCGAGGGCTCGTCGAGCAGCAAGAGATCGGGCGAGGACATCATCGAGCGCGCGATCGCGAGCATCTGCTGCTCGCCGCCCGAAAGCGAACCGGCCTTCTGGTGCAGCCGCTCCTTCAGGATCGGAAAGCGCGAGAGCATGTCCTCGCGCACCTGGTCGATCGCCCCGCGACCCTTGTGCATCGCCCCGCCGAGCAGCAGATGCTCGTCGACTGTCAGCGTCGGGAATATGCGGCGTCCTTCCGGCGTCAGCGTCATGCCCATCCGCACGATCATTTCCGGGGGAAGCGCGGAGATATCCTTGCCGTCGAAGACCACCCGGCCGGCCTTCTTGGCGGCGAGGCCGACAAGCGCGTTGAGCGTCGAACTCTTGCCCGCGCCGTTGGCGCCGAGCAGCGTGACGATCTGGCCCTTGTGGACCTTGAGGTCGACGCCCTTCAGCGCCTCGACCGGACCATAGGCGACCTTGAGGCCACTGACCTCGAGCAAGGGGGTCTGGTCGGCAATCTTACTCATCATCATCGGGCAAAATCCTTGCCGTGGCACAACCGCCTCAGCCTCAAAACAGCACGAAATCCGGCAGGGTGCTCTCCGGCGCGCCGCCGGAGAGCACCGTTTGCAGGGTTACGGCGCGGGAACGTCGGCGGCGTCCGGAACGCCCTGGCTGACCAGCGAGCGGTTTCCGCCTTCGATGCGCACCAGCGAAACCGAGCGCAGCGGCATGCCCTGCGTGCCGACATAGCTGATCGCACCCGTCACGCCCTGAACGCCTTCGAGCGATGCGACGGCTTCGCGGATCGCGGTCGGCTCGATGCTGTCGGCTTTCGTGACCGCCGCCTCGATGACCTTGCCGAGGTCGTAGCCGTTGGCGATGTAGACGGTGTCCGGATCCTGGCCGAACTTGGCCTTGTACTTCGCGTTGAAGGCGGCAAGCGGGCTGTCTTCGGTCGCAAAGCCCGCAGTGGTGAACACGACGCCGTCGACCAACGGGCCGAGGCCGAAGGTGGTCGGGGAATCGATGCCGTCGCTGCCGAGGATCGGCGTGTTGACGCCCGCGCCGCGCAGCTGGCGGATGAAGGCCGGGAAGTCCGGCTCGTAGGCAGCCGTCATGATAACGTCGGGTGCGGGGTTCAGTGCCTTGATCTTGGTGACTTCGGCGCTGAAGTCCTGCTGCCCCATGCTGAAGGTGCCCTCGCCGAGAAGCTCGCCGCCCTTCGCCTTGAAGCTGGTGGCGAAGTACTCAGGCAGTTTCAGCGTGTAGGCGGTGTCCGGAGACTTCAGGATGTAGGCCGTCTTGAAACCCTTGTCCTTGGCATAGCCGGCAAGCACGGCCGCCTGCACATTGTCGGCCGGATAATTGCCGAACATGTAATCACCAACGGCCAGCGGCATTGTCGGTGTCGTGGCGCAGAAGGAGAATGTCGGGATCTGTGCTGCCTGGGTGATCTGGCCGGCGGCGATCGACGGATCGGCATCGCAGGGCGTGATCAGGATCTTGATGCCCTCGTCGACCAGTTCCTGGGCGACGAGCGCGGTCTGCGCCGCATCCGAGCGGGTATCCTTGGCGACCAGCTTGATCGGGAACTTGCCGGCGACGCCGCCGGCCGCGTTGATTTCCTCGACGGCCATTTCCAGCCCCTTCAGGGACGGCTGGTCGTAGGGCGCGAGGCCACCGGTCTGGGCGGTCGCAAGCCCGATCACGAGATCGTCGGCCAGCGCCGGAAAGGCGAGCGCACCAAGCGCGGTAGACAGGAAAAGAACCTTCAATGTCGATTTCATTATTATGCTCCTCTGGGTGGTTATGCTTGGCCGCCTGCGGCATGCGGATCGAGATCCGGTGCGGCGGCTTCGGTTGCGGGTTGTGCACGGTGCGTCCCGGCACGACGGCGGCCGATATAGGCCTCGATGACCGCGGGGTTCGACTGGATCTCCGCCGGCGTGCCGATGGCGATCTGCTGCCCCTTGTTCAGCACGACGACGACGTCGCACAGCCGCATGATCAGCTTCAGGTCGTGCTCGACGACGAGCAGGCCGAGGCGATGCTTCGTGCGGATACGGTCGAGCACGGTCATCAACTCCTGCGTCTCTGCCGGGTTCATGCCGGCCGCCGGTTCGTCGAGCAGCAGATAGCGTGGCTTGAGCGCCAGCGCGCGGGCGATCTCCAGGCGTCGCTGCGCGCCGTAGGAAAGCGTGCCGGCGAGCTGGCCGGCGACGTCGACCAGGCCGACCTCCGATAGCGCCTCGCGCGCGAGATCGACGGGATCGCGGTCCTTGGCGACCGCACTCGCGGCGACCGTCACGTTCTCCAGCACCGTCAGGTTCTTGAAGAGGCGGATATTCTGGAAGGTGCGGGCGAGGCCCGCCACCGGTACCCGATAGACCGGAAGGCAGGCCACGTCCGTGCCGTCGATCATCACCCGCCCGGTCGAAGGCGGAACAACGCCGGACACGCTGTTGATGAGGGTCGACTTGCCCGCGCCGTTGGGGCCGATCAGGCCGGTCACGAGACCGGGACGGATGTCGAAGTTGGCGTTCTCGAGCGCCACCAGCCCGGAGAAACGCTTGCCGACATTCTCGACCCGCAACGTGCCGCCCTCTGCGATCTGCGCCTGTGCGAGGGCCGGCGTCGAAACCGGTTTCGCAGCGCCAGCCGCAAGGCGCTTGAGGAAAGGCAAGTGCTCGTCTATCTCGCGAACGCCGAGAAGGCCGTCCTGCAGGCGGTACATGACGAGCAGGATCGCAAGCCCGATGCCGATGTCGGTCAGGCCGAACACGGTCGGCAGGGAGAAGACACCGAGATCGACGCCGCCCTCGAGCTTTCGCAAGAGCTCCACGATCAGCATGATGACGGCGGCGCCGACGACAGCCCCGGAAACGGTCGTGATGCCGCCGAGGATCAGCATGGCGAGCAGCATGAAGGTGAGGTTGAAATAGAAGTCCTTTGGCGAGAAGGCGCCGATGAAGTGGGCGAAAAGGACGCCGGCCGCGCCGGACAGGACGGCCCCGAGTACCCAGGCGAGGAAGCGGTGCAGGCGGACATTGACGCCGACGGCTGTCGAGGCGATCTCGTCCTCGCGCGAGGCGCGCAGCTTCATCCCTGCGCTGGAATCCCGATAGATCCGGGCGATGGCCACAGCGGCAATCGCAAACGGCAGTGCGACCCACAGGTTCACGGCGCGCGGGATTCCGAAGAAGGTCTGGCTGCCGCGGGTGAAGTCGCTGGAGGCGACAAGCACGACATGGACGATCACCAGGAAGCCGAGCGTGCAGATCGAGGCTGAAGAGCCGGCAAGCCGCGCCACCGGGATGCCAATGGCGACCGCCACCAGCGCCACGACGACGAGCGCCACGGCGAGCGCGGGCAGGAACGGCATGCCCCAGCCCATCAGCCATTCCGGCAAGTGCGGCAGTGCGGTCTTCTGCACGATCGGATTGATGGTCAGGAGACCCGACGCGTAGGCGCCGATCGCCATGAAGCCGACGTTGCCGAACGAAATGATGCCGGAATTGCCGCTGTAGACGCCGATGCCGATGACGGCCACGACATTGATCAGGAACAGCGTCACCAGCCGTTCGCCGCTCCCCGGAAAGAGAACCGTCGCCACAAGGGCCGCGACCACCAGGGGAAGCGACGTCGCAATGATCCCGACGACGGTTCCTCGCCTTATGCGCACCATCAGCATTCTCCCGTTCGTTTGGCCCTGTTTGTTTCTCAGGCCGTTCCCGCAACAAACGTTAACTGAGAAAGCGCGTATGTCAATCTTGTTTCATTTTTTATTGTCTGCTAGCAATAATGTAACGAAATGCAGAAAATGCATCGGTGCCGTTCGTGAGGGGAGGCAGGAGTCATGGCTATTCGAGACCGCCTGACGGACGGGGCAATCGCGTTTACCCGCTCGGAATTGAAGATCGTGCGCCAGCTGCTTGCGAACTATCCGGCGGCGGGTTTGAACACTGTCGCGCATCTTGCCGCGGCCGCGGGCGTCAGCAATCCCACCGTGGTCCGCTTTGCCAACACGCTTGGATACGAGGGCTATCCGGAGTTCCAAGCCGCGCTTCTGAGCGAGGTGCAGGAGCGCATGAGCTCGCCGCTGTCGATGCTCGACGCGCGCCGGCCATCACTCGAGCAGGAAAATTTCTACCAGCATTTTTTGGGCGCCAGCATTCACGCGCTTGAATCGTCGATGCAGATGCTGCCGCCCGACGATTTCGAGGCCGCTGTGGATGCCGCCGCCGATCTGAGCCTCAAAGTGCATTGCCTCGGCGGACGGTTCAGCGGCTTTCTGGCCGGCCTTCTGTGGGCGCACATGAAGCAGTTGCGCGCCGAAACCCGCTGGATCAACGGCGCCCAGGCCGATCAGGTCGACCAATTGGTCGATCTCGGCAAGCGCGACGTTTTGTTTGTCTACGACTACCGTCGCTACCAGATCGACACCATCCGCTTTGCCCGCCAGGCAGCGAAGCAGGGCGCGCGCATCATTCTCTTCACCGACCGCTGGGTCTCGCCGATCGCCGAGTTCGCGTCCGTCACTCTGATGGCGCCGGTCGATACCGTATCGCCCTATGACACGATGGTGCCGGCTGTCGCCCAGACCGAGGCTTTGATCGCCGGCCTCACGGCGCGGCTGGCCACCCAATCGCGCAACCGAATCGAGCGCATGGAAGAACTGCGCCGGAGCTACGCCATCACCGAGGACGCATTCAACTCGCCACTCGATGGCGGGCGCTAGGAAATCGCCGGAAAGGCACAACAGAAATCCTGAGGAGAACAGAAATGACTGCTATTGAAGTGCAATACGGCAAAGACCTGTTGCGGCGCGACAGCGCTTACGAAGCCGGCATGACCTCGCTGCTCTACGTCGACATGCAGCGGATCTGGTGCGAGCCGAACCTTGATCCAACTCATCCGCAGGACGCCAACAGCTACTACCATCGCCGCCTGCGTGAGATGGTCATCCCGAATCAGGTGCGCATCCTTGAAGCGGCCCGCAAGGCCGGCTGCGACGTGCTTCACACCATCATCGAGAGCCTGACGCTCGACGGACGCGACCGCTCGCTCGATCACAAGCTTTCCGACATGCATGTGCCGAAGGGTTCGCCAGAGGGACAGGTGATCCCGGCGCTGGCGCCGATCGACAACGAGATCATCCTGCCGAAGACTTCGTCCGGCGTCTTCAACTCGACCAACATCGACTATGTGCTGCGCAACCTCAATACGCGCTATCTGATCATTGCCGGCGTCATCACCGACCAGTGCGTCGACATGGCCGTGCGCGACGCCGCCGACCGCGGCTATCTGGTAACCGTCGTTGACGACGCT
Encoded proteins:
- a CDS encoding branched-chain amino acid ABC transporter ATP-binding protein/permease, whose amino-acid sequence is MVRIRRGTVVGIIATSLPLVVAALVATVLFPGSGERLVTLFLINVVAVIGIGVYSGNSGIISFGNVGFMAIGAYASGLLTINPIVQKTALPHLPEWLMGWGMPFLPALAVALVVVALVAVAIGIPVARLAGSSASICTLGFLVIVHVVLVASSDFTRGSQTFFGIPRAVNLWVALPFAIAAVAIARIYRDSSAGMKLRASREDEIASTAVGVNVRLHRFLAWVLGAVLSGAAGVLFAHFIGAFSPKDFYFNLTFMLLAMLILGGITTVSGAVVGAAVIMLIVELLRKLEGGVDLGVFSLPTVFGLTDIGIGLAILLVMYRLQDGLLGVREIDEHLPFLKRLAAGAAKPVSTPALAQAQIAEGGTLRVENVGKRFSGLVALENANFDIRPGLVTGLIGPNGAGKSTLINSVSGVVPPSTGRVMIDGTDVACLPVYRVPVAGLARTFQNIRLFKNLTVLENVTVAASAVAKDRDPVDLAREALSEVGLVDVAGQLAGTLSYGAQRRLEIARALALKPRYLLLDEPAAGMNPAETQELMTVLDRIRTKHRLGLLVVEHDLKLIMRLCDVVVVLNKGQQIAIGTPAEIQSNPAVIEAYIGRRRAGTHRAQPATEAAAPDLDPHAAGGQA
- a CDS encoding MurR/RpiR family transcriptional regulator: MAIRDRLTDGAIAFTRSELKIVRQLLANYPAAGLNTVAHLAAAAGVSNPTVVRFANTLGYEGYPEFQAALLSEVQERMSSPLSMLDARRPSLEQENFYQHFLGASIHALESSMQMLPPDDFEAAVDAAADLSLKVHCLGGRFSGFLAGLLWAHMKQLRAETRWINGAQADQVDQLVDLGKRDVLFVYDYRRYQIDTIRFARQAAKQGARIILFTDRWVSPIAEFASVTLMAPVDTVSPYDTMVPAVAQTEALIAGLTARLATQSRNRIERMEELRRSYAITEDAFNSPLDGGR
- a CDS encoding isochorismatase family cysteine hydrolase, which encodes MTAIEVQYGKDLLRRDSAYEAGMTSLLYVDMQRIWCEPNLDPTHPQDANSYYHRRLREMVIPNQVRILEAARKAGCDVLHTIIESLTLDGRDRSLDHKLSDMHVPKGSPEGQVIPALAPIDNEIILPKTSSGVFNSTNIDYVLRNLNTRYLIIAGVITDQCVDMAVRDAADRGYLVTVVDDACATYTQERHDNALRAYSGYCWITNTDTVVSRLQTLRQA
- a CDS encoding ABC transporter ATP-binding protein; translation: MSKIADQTPLLEVSGLKVAYGPVEALKGVDLKVHKGQIVTLLGANGAGKSSTLNALVGLAAKKAGRVVFDGKDISALPPEMIVRMGMTLTPEGRRIFPTLTVDEHLLLGGAMHKGRGAIDQVREDMLSRFPILKERLHQKAGSLSGGEQQMLAIARSMMSSPDLLLLDEPSLGLAPQIVDQIFELIAGLRDRGLTILLVEQNVSLSLEIADAGYVMANGRVVLSGSAAELRNSTEIQGAYLGA
- a CDS encoding branched-chain amino acid ABC transporter permease, which produces MDMFLQQLVNALSLGGTYALLALGLAVVFSIMGLINFAHGELMTASGYGLCFALIFGLPFGLAVVVALAVAIALVLLMERTAFRPVRGASGTTLLLTSFAVSAILRVLFQNFISARPKPVPMPMSLSGTIEIGGLHIGIIQATSILVTVIMLVGLNLFLRTTVLGRAMRAASEDFAIVRLMGIRANAVVATAFAISGLLAGVAGILWVAQRGSVDPLMGFLPVLKAFIAAIIGGLGSLSGAVAGGFLLGFIEVFLQAYLPESLLSYRDAFTILLVIAVLLFAPQGLLARKTVVKL
- a CDS encoding ScyD/ScyE family protein; this encodes MRSLRALTIVTGLLFLGSGAGAEPMVAPGYRLETVSVPGAVFGGLSRDGDVLLLTDLASGRLYRRGPDGRLVAFGPVLPHGLDVIGDPTGPYRVVRAGNHFVVAQGWTPVNSAEGPFDHALIAVDAAGQARVISSDFWNPFDLIVAGETYYVIDSGKNSVERVSADGRKDTLITFRRMEEAATALHRLSPTEFTEGDNYEVDAVPTGIALRDGRLYVTLFGGFPFLAGAGKIVSIPEVGDTSKQHVDVEGLNTPVSIALDSDGEMLVLEHGLYDQKDGFRKGSGRLLKLDKATLDRTVLLDGLTRPVSVLVWDSRRLVISEVGGNLHFLTRVLTR
- a CDS encoding ABC transporter substrate-binding protein, giving the protein MKSTLKVLFLSTALGALAFPALADDLVIGLATAQTGGLAPYDQPSLKGLEMAVEEINAAGGVAGKFPIKLVAKDTRSDAAQTALVAQELVDEGIKILITPCDADPSIAAGQITQAAQIPTFSFCATTPTMPLAVGDYMFGNYPADNVQAAVLAGYAKDKGFKTAYILKSPDTAYTLKLPEYFATSFKAKGGELLGEGTFSMGQQDFSAEVTKIKALNPAPDVIMTAAYEPDFPAFIRQLRGAGVNTPILGSDGIDSPTTFGLGPLVDGVVFTTAGFATEDSPLAAFNAKYKAKFGQDPDTVYIANGYDLGKVIEAAVTKADSIEPTAIREAVASLEGVQGVTGAISYVGTQGMPLRSVSLVRIEGGNRSLVSQGVPDAADVPAP